One region of Paraburkholderia acidiphila genomic DNA includes:
- a CDS encoding phospholipase C, giving the protein MYRRALLALPCAGLAAALFACGSSNSNPGTSAAVASAQDTLSTATPIKHLVVIYGENVSFDHYFATYPNATNPGGEPAFTAASGTPTVNGLTSALINSNGNASTTLNGANASPPFRLDRTQAATADQNHAYTAEQQAGDNGLLDLFPTYTGKGTSGGAGAFGTKGQVMGYYDGNTVTAMWNYAQKFAMSDNAWTTTYGPSTPGALEVVSGQTNGLELVNTTALPSTVATPSYYIEDGVNGFTLMGDVDPGYDTCSKKTDQGMINAQNIGDLLNAQKITWGGFMGGFNLQTVNANGTTGCLRSTVATAVNAATADYSPHHNWFQYFKTTANPQHLRPSSTAAIGATLETDGKTLDPANHQYDTDDFFAAVKAGNFPSVSFLKAPAAQDAHAGYSDPLDEQQFVTKVVNFLMQQPDWKNTAVVVTYDDSDGWYDHQYMAPVHSSLNAADQLNGNAVCGTGTQPTGVAGAPVNGRCGPGTRIPFLVISPWAKANYVDHTFIDQASVVRFIEDNWLGGARLGGGSFDAAAGDMRALFNFSGTGNLPVLYLDGTLGTQLSSAPSI; this is encoded by the coding sequence TTGTATCGCCGAGCATTACTCGCCCTGCCTTGTGCGGGCCTCGCTGCCGCTCTGTTTGCGTGCGGCAGCAGCAATTCGAATCCGGGGACCTCTGCAGCCGTCGCGTCGGCACAAGACACCTTGTCGACGGCCACGCCGATCAAGCATCTCGTCGTGATCTACGGCGAGAACGTTTCGTTCGACCACTACTTCGCCACCTACCCGAACGCCACGAATCCGGGCGGCGAGCCCGCTTTCACGGCGGCTTCGGGCACGCCGACGGTCAATGGCCTCACTAGCGCGCTGATCAACTCGAACGGCAACGCGAGCACGACGCTCAACGGCGCGAACGCATCGCCGCCGTTCCGCCTCGACCGCACGCAGGCCGCCACCGCCGACCAGAACCACGCCTACACGGCCGAGCAGCAGGCCGGCGACAACGGCTTGCTCGATCTGTTCCCGACGTACACGGGTAAGGGCACGAGCGGCGGCGCAGGCGCCTTCGGCACGAAGGGCCAGGTGATGGGCTATTACGACGGCAACACTGTTACGGCGATGTGGAACTACGCGCAGAAGTTCGCCATGAGCGACAACGCGTGGACCACGACCTACGGTCCGTCGACGCCGGGTGCACTCGAAGTCGTGTCGGGCCAGACCAACGGGCTCGAACTCGTGAACACGACGGCGCTGCCCTCGACGGTTGCGACGCCCAGCTACTACATCGAGGACGGCGTAAATGGCTTCACGCTGATGGGCGACGTCGATCCGGGCTACGACACCTGCTCGAAGAAGACCGACCAGGGCATGATCAACGCGCAGAACATCGGCGACCTGCTGAACGCGCAGAAGATCACGTGGGGCGGCTTCATGGGCGGCTTCAACTTGCAGACGGTCAACGCGAACGGTACGACGGGGTGCCTGCGCAGCACGGTCGCTACGGCCGTGAACGCGGCGACCGCGGACTACAGCCCGCACCACAACTGGTTCCAGTACTTCAAGACGACGGCGAACCCGCAGCATCTGCGCCCGAGCTCGACGGCGGCTATTGGCGCGACGCTCGAAACAGACGGCAAGACGCTGGACCCGGCCAACCACCAGTACGACACGGACGACTTCTTCGCGGCTGTGAAGGCGGGCAACTTCCCGTCGGTGAGCTTCCTCAAGGCGCCTGCTGCCCAGGACGCGCACGCGGGCTATTCGGACCCGCTCGACGAGCAGCAGTTCGTGACCAAGGTCGTGAACTTCCTGATGCAGCAGCCCGACTGGAAGAACACGGCGGTTGTCGTGACCTATGACGATTCGGACGGCTGGTACGACCACCAGTACATGGCGCCGGTGCATTCGTCGCTGAACGCGGCCGACCAGCTCAACGGCAACGCCGTTTGCGGCACGGGCACGCAGCCCACGGGTGTCGCGGGCGCGCCGGTCAACGGCCGCTGCGGTCCGGGCACGCGCATTCCGTTCCTCGTGATCTCGCCGTGGGCGAAGGCCAACTACGTCGACCACACGTTCATCGATCAAGCATCGGTTGTGCGCTTCATCGAAGACAACTGGCTCGGCGGCGCACGTCTTGGCGGCGGTTCGTTCGACGCAGCGGCGGGCGACATGCGCGCGCTGTTCAACTTTAGCGGTACGGGTAATTTGCCGGTGTTGTATCTCGACGGCACGCTGGGCACGCAGTTGAGCTCCGCGCCGTCGATCTGA